One Enterococcus silesiacus genomic window carries:
- a CDS encoding glycosyl transferase family 2: MKILLIIPAYNEEENILNTIMSIEHFKKENSHNYPYIIDYVVINDGSTDRTQAILDENEINSVQLVMNLGIGGAVQTGYRYAEENDYDIAVQFDGDGQHDINSLDFVVQPIIKKETDFVIGSRFLPNEKADFQTTFMRRVGIKILSFLIYLSSGKKIYDVTSGYRACNKDIIAYFSKTYPTSYPEPESTVHLLKKKFSIKEVAVNMMERSGGQSSIRSFTSVKYMVEVSIAIIVSGFMREGD; this comes from the coding sequence TTGAAAATATTATTGATTATACCTGCATACAATGAAGAAGAAAATATTTTAAATACAATAATGTCTATTGAACATTTTAAAAAAGAGAATAGTCATAACTATCCTTATATCATTGATTATGTTGTAATCAATGATGGCTCAACGGATAGAACACAAGCTATTTTAGATGAAAATGAAATCAACTCGGTTCAATTGGTTATGAACTTGGGGATCGGTGGAGCTGTCCAAACAGGGTATCGATATGCGGAAGAAAATGATTACGATATTGCTGTGCAGTTCGATGGGGATGGGCAGCATGATATCAACAGTTTAGATTTTGTCGTACAGCCGATAATAAAAAAAGAAACTGATTTCGTCATTGGTTCTAGGTTTTTACCAAATGAAAAAGCTGATTTTCAAACAACATTCATGCGTCGTGTTGGCATCAAAATCCTTTCCTTTTTGATTTATTTATCATCTGGGAAAAAGATTTACGATGTGACTTCGGGATATCGTGCCTGTAATAAAGACATCATCGCTTATTTTTCAAAAACATATCCGACGAGTTATCCTGAACCTGAATCAACTGTTCACTTGCTTAAAAAGAAATTCAGCATTAAAGAAGTTGCTGTTAATATGATGGAAAGATCGGGTGGACAATCATCGATTCGTTCATTTACTTCGGTCAAGTATATGGTTGAGGTAAGTATTGCAATTATTGTTTCAGGTTTTATGCGGGAGGGAGACTAA
- a CDS encoding teichoic acid ABC transporter permease, with protein sequence MIRSTLSIFKDIFKNRKLLLQFSFNDFKSKYAGSALGIVWAFITPLVTVLTYWFVFSQIRERGANEQYPFIVSLVTGLIPWFFFSDSLMSATNVFREYSYLVKKVVFKVQILPTSKILSNLYTHLFFIVIGFGITSLSGIYPTWQGLQLIYYLFCLIIFLTGITWLTASTQPFLPDIMQFINVAMQTIMWTLPILWNPTGWYVKILKLNPLYYIVQGYRDSFTGGAWFWERWQYGLYFWGFTIVLLLIGSTVFRRLKPHFSDVL encoded by the coding sequence ATGATACGATCTACGCTATCTATTTTTAAAGACATTTTTAAAAATAGAAAACTGTTATTACAGTTTTCATTTAATGATTTTAAATCAAAATATGCAGGTTCTGCGCTAGGAATTGTGTGGGCATTTATCACGCCTCTGGTGACAGTACTAACTTACTGGTTTGTTTTTTCACAAATTCGTGAACGAGGTGCTAATGAGCAGTATCCGTTTATCGTATCTTTAGTGACAGGTTTGATCCCTTGGTTCTTTTTCTCAGATTCATTGATGTCTGCAACAAATGTTTTTAGAGAATACAGCTACCTTGTAAAAAAAGTGGTGTTCAAGGTTCAAATTTTACCGACCTCGAAGATTTTATCGAATTTATATACCCATCTCTTTTTTATTGTGATTGGTTTTGGTATTACTTCATTAAGTGGTATTTATCCAACCTGGCAAGGGTTACAATTGATTTATTATTTGTTCTGCTTAATCATTTTCTTAACTGGTATTACTTGGTTGACAGCTTCTACACAACCGTTTTTACCAGATATCATGCAATTTATCAATGTAGCAATGCAAACGATTATGTGGACATTACCAATTTTATGGAACCCAACTGGGTGGTATGTAAAAATTTTAAAACTAAACCCACTTTATTACATCGTTCAAGGATATCGTGATTCATTCACAGGTGGAGCATGGTTCTGGGAACGTTGGCAGTATGGCTTGTATTTCTGGGGCTTTACAATTGTTCTTTTGCTAATTGGTTCAACTGTATTTAGACGTTTGAAACCTCATTTTTCAGATGTATTATAA
- a CDS encoding teichoic acid ABC transporter ATP-binding protein, with the protein MSEYAIDIQNITKTYNMYKKPSDRFKEALNPMKKTYHDLFYALKDVTMQIEKGEMIGFVGENGSGKSTILKIITGVLTPTSGSMKIDGKISALLELGSGFNPEYSGYENIFLNGMVLGFSREEMEERVEDVIKFADIGDHLYQPVKTYSSGMFVRLAFAVAINVDPDILIVDEALAVGDLEFQLKCMEKFTEIKNSGKTILFVSHDVNSVRRFCDRTFWLKNGEVVEYGDTMDVTTNYENFLKKKSIKTVDREKTIQNEETVPDIIEVDKATLLNHALEPLEIVTQDEKVIVKLEYTVKNDSIKSPVCGVAIRTVDNNYVCGLNTLLDGVKIPWKMGKNVFYLEYGKMSLLTGEYYFDIAFFEEHATVPLVYKTKYLNMFISGRYAGEGIVILDHEWKDTIKDEI; encoded by the coding sequence ATGTCAGAATATGCAATCGATATACAGAATATAACAAAAACATATAATATGTATAAAAAACCTTCTGATCGTTTTAAAGAAGCACTTAATCCCATGAAAAAAACGTATCATGATCTTTTCTATGCGTTAAAAGATGTCACAATGCAAATTGAAAAAGGTGAAATGATCGGATTTGTTGGAGAAAATGGTTCAGGTAAATCAACGATTCTTAAAATAATCACAGGTGTTTTAACACCAACATCTGGTTCTATGAAGATCGATGGGAAAATTTCTGCACTCTTGGAACTAGGTTCAGGCTTTAATCCTGAGTATTCTGGTTATGAAAATATTTTTCTAAATGGAATGGTTCTTGGTTTTTCTAGAGAAGAGATGGAAGAACGGGTAGAGGACGTTATCAAGTTTGCTGATATCGGTGATCACTTGTATCAACCTGTAAAAACCTATTCTAGCGGGATGTTTGTTCGTCTAGCTTTTGCTGTGGCAATCAATGTAGATCCTGATATTTTGATCGTAGATGAAGCTTTAGCAGTTGGAGATTTAGAGTTCCAGCTGAAATGTATGGAGAAATTTACCGAAATCAAAAATTCAGGTAAGACGATTCTTTTCGTCTCTCACGATGTGAACTCCGTTCGTCGTTTTTGTGACCGGACATTCTGGTTAAAAAATGGAGAAGTTGTTGAATACGGAGATACAATGGATGTCACAACAAACTATGAAAACTTCTTAAAGAAAAAATCAATCAAAACCGTTGATCGTGAAAAAACAATTCAAAATGAAGAAACCGTTCCTGATATTATAGAAGTGGATAAAGCGACGTTGCTAAATCATGCGCTGGAACCTTTAGAAATTGTCACTCAAGATGAGAAGGTCATTGTAAAATTAGAGTATACCGTTAAAAATGATTCGATCAAATCACCTGTGTGTGGTGTCGCGATTCGAACAGTCGATAATAATTATGTGTGTGGACTAAATACATTGTTGGATGGCGTTAAAATTCCTTGGAAAATGGGTAAAAATGTTTTTTATCTAGAATACGGAAAAATGTCTCTTTTAACAGGCGAATATTATTTCGATATTGCGTTTTTTGAAGAACACGCCACAGTACCTTTGGTTTATAAAACGAAATACCTGAACATGTTTATTAGCGGTCGCTATGCAGGCGAAGGCATTGTCATTTTAGATCATGAATGGAAGGATACTATTAAAGATGAAATATGA
- a CDS encoding glycosyl transferase family 2 — protein sequence MKYDFEMEVDESTSVGKIVAQIKENSRVLEFGPGNGRMTKYLMEEKNCYVAIVELDKELYDHVSEFSNDGFYGNIDEEAWTKHFEGQTFDYIIFADVLEHLMNPKNALMKVKPFLSAEGQILITFPNIAHNSVLIDLFNNKLDWRETGLLDATHKSFFVQSGFEKLFEEIGLFIAKEDFTLNEVGYNELESTYEDLPVEVRAAFKARPFGEVYQYFYALCAEAVEHPIRTIPENSSYRKNIHFLYDCGEEDQKEFDVQLNNVTGENKTFTIDIPENIKLLKIFPSLTGAVVDLVLTVAGTIIQPSATNAIYNKEAQYFFSDNQVPVIEIDDKQIAGKTMTITVNYKYEGNFSDTVHGLIDYVLEQQTGNNSSKNTELMVSEKQMTKYKKVSISKFDSLVSLNIDDIVRHVEEKKTVIRGWAYSKEDKLPIDFKVSAEMAVEYSVTREYRRDVIDMFELKGDQEYGFVIEVIDPEDQPMYTLNVSADNGRKLQYRLEKPNMVQPGNKIQRAMRSMQTRGLIGSMKWYFKRQEQQEIPVDPSAILEEIKTFKFQPKISVAVPVYNVEEKWLDACVSSLQNQYYENWELCLADDASPSDYIKPLLKKYADADDRIKVIYREENGHISEATNSALTIATGDYVGFMDNDDELAPQALYEVVKVLNEDQTIDFIYTDEDKVTESGKRFNAFYKSKWNSELILNHNYITHFVVVKRSLLEKTGGLKTEFNGAQDYDFVLRATENAENITHIPGMMYHWRAIESSTALNPESKGYAYVAGQRAVQAAMDRRNIKANVEIAEFYGSYKINYIYDTIPKVSIVITNDTADINDYLKKLLEKTIYENYEIVLPNQMKENVHSTSNKLVYSDGQTRDELINASTGDYIMLLDAGLVPTKSNWLTEMMNMAQQAQAGIVTGRVVDQRYRIENIGISVDAEKNRLLYPEQGTPGKSLGYYYRIALPRNVQAVTEACMIFRKADYLAVSGITEELGKDVMGVDLSLKFAKQLDKTIIYCSYAIFKAEEKMQNLDKKPNIKALTDKWSEQDLVDKYKNPKHL from the coding sequence ATGAAATATGATTTTGAAATGGAAGTTGACGAGAGTACTAGTGTTGGTAAAATCGTTGCCCAAATTAAAGAAAATAGTCGAGTATTAGAGTTTGGTCCAGGTAATGGTCGAATGACGAAATATTTGATGGAAGAAAAAAATTGTTATGTTGCAATCGTTGAACTTGATAAAGAGCTATATGATCATGTCAGTGAGTTTTCTAATGACGGATTTTATGGCAATATCGATGAAGAAGCTTGGACGAAGCATTTTGAAGGACAAACCTTTGATTATATTATTTTTGCGGATGTGTTAGAGCATTTAATGAACCCTAAAAATGCTCTTATGAAAGTAAAACCTTTTTTAAGTGCAGAAGGTCAAATCTTGATTACGTTCCCAAATATTGCCCATAATTCTGTTTTGATCGATCTATTCAATAATAAATTAGATTGGCGTGAAACAGGATTATTAGATGCAACGCATAAGTCTTTCTTCGTTCAGAGCGGCTTTGAAAAACTTTTCGAGGAAATTGGTTTATTTATTGCTAAAGAAGATTTTACACTTAACGAAGTTGGCTATAATGAACTTGAATCTACCTATGAAGACTTGCCAGTGGAAGTTCGTGCTGCCTTTAAAGCACGCCCATTTGGGGAAGTCTATCAGTATTTTTACGCACTTTGTGCTGAGGCTGTGGAACATCCGATCCGCACGATACCAGAAAATTCAAGCTATAGAAAGAATATTCACTTCTTATATGATTGTGGTGAGGAAGACCAAAAAGAATTTGATGTTCAACTGAATAACGTAACAGGTGAGAATAAAACATTTACGATCGACATACCTGAAAACATCAAATTATTAAAAATTTTCCCAAGCCTGACAGGGGCAGTAGTAGATCTAGTATTGACTGTTGCTGGAACGATAATACAACCAAGCGCAACAAATGCTATTTATAACAAAGAAGCACAGTATTTTTTCTCTGACAATCAAGTACCAGTCATTGAAATAGACGATAAACAGATTGCTGGAAAAACAATGACAATCACAGTTAATTACAAATACGAAGGCAATTTTTCTGATACGGTTCATGGATTGATCGATTACGTACTTGAGCAACAAACGGGAAATAATTCGTCAAAAAATACAGAATTAATGGTGAGTGAAAAACAAATGACAAAGTATAAGAAAGTATCAATCAGTAAATTTGATTCACTCGTTTCACTGAATATCGATGATATCGTTCGTCATGTTGAAGAAAAAAAGACTGTGATTCGTGGTTGGGCATATTCTAAAGAAGACAAGTTACCGATTGACTTTAAAGTATCCGCTGAAATGGCTGTTGAATATTCTGTCACCAGAGAATATCGAAGAGATGTTATCGACATGTTTGAACTAAAAGGCGATCAAGAGTATGGCTTTGTGATTGAAGTGATCGATCCGGAAGATCAGCCAATGTATACCTTGAATGTTTCGGCCGATAACGGTCGTAAATTACAATATCGCCTAGAAAAACCAAATATGGTTCAGCCAGGTAATAAAATTCAACGTGCGATGCGCTCGATGCAGACACGTGGACTTATTGGCTCCATGAAATGGTATTTCAAACGTCAAGAACAACAAGAAATACCAGTTGATCCATCAGCTATTTTAGAAGAAATCAAAACATTTAAATTCCAACCTAAAATATCTGTTGCTGTTCCTGTTTATAATGTGGAAGAAAAATGGTTAGATGCCTGTGTGTCTTCCCTTCAAAATCAGTATTATGAAAACTGGGAACTATGTTTAGCTGACGACGCTTCACCAAGTGACTATATCAAGCCTTTGCTTAAAAAGTATGCGGATGCAGATGATCGGATCAAAGTTATTTACCGTGAAGAAAATGGTCATATCTCAGAAGCTACGAATTCAGCTTTAACGATTGCAACTGGGGATTATGTTGGATTTATGGATAATGATGATGAATTAGCGCCACAAGCGTTATATGAAGTGGTCAAAGTACTAAATGAAGATCAAACGATCGATTTTATCTATACAGATGAAGATAAAGTCACCGAAAGCGGTAAACGTTTCAATGCATTTTATAAATCAAAATGGAATTCTGAGTTGATTTTGAATCATAATTACATTACACATTTCGTTGTAGTAAAACGTTCTTTATTAGAAAAAACGGGTGGTTTAAAAACAGAATTTAATGGAGCTCAAGATTATGATTTTGTCTTACGGGCAACTGAAAATGCTGAAAATATCACTCACATTCCAGGTATGATGTATCATTGGCGGGCGATTGAATCGTCAACAGCTTTGAATCCTGAAAGTAAAGGCTATGCTTATGTTGCGGGGCAACGCGCAGTACAAGCTGCTATGGATCGTCGTAACATCAAAGCAAACGTTGAAATTGCTGAATTCTATGGCTCGTATAAAATTAATTATATTTATGATACGATACCTAAAGTATCAATCGTGATTACCAACGATACAGCGGATATCAATGACTATTTGAAAAAATTGTTGGAAAAAACAATTTATGAAAATTATGAGATTGTGCTGCCAAATCAAATGAAAGAAAACGTCCACTCAACAAGTAATAAACTGGTTTATAGCGACGGACAAACAAGAGACGAATTGATTAACGCTAGTACAGGTGACTATATCATGCTGTTAGATGCTGGTTTAGTACCAACGAAAAGCAATTGGCTTACTGAGATGATGAACATGGCACAGCAAGCGCAAGCGGGAATTGTCACAGGAAGAGTGGTAGATCAACGATACCGTATCGAAAATATCGGAATTTCCGTGGATGCAGAGAAAAATCGTTTACTTTATCCAGAACAAGGAACGCCAGGCAAGAGCCTAGGTTATTATTACCGCATTGCGTTACCAAGAAATGTTCAGGCAGTGACTGAAGCCTGTATGATTTTCAGAAAAGCGGACTATCTTGCTGTGTCAGGTATCACAGAAGAATTAGGCAAAGACGTTATGGGTGTGGATTTGTCGTTGAAGTTTGCTAAACAGCTAGATAAAACAATTATCTATTGTTCTTATGCTATTTTCAAAGCAGAAGAAAAAATGCAAAATCTCGATAAAAAACCTAACATCAAGGCTTTAACGGATAAATGGTCTGAACAAGACTTGGTCGACAAGTATAAAAATCCTAAACATCTATAA
- a CDS encoding glycosyl transferase family 2: MNDEIKVIIDSIYREKQTNNLTITGWALATQSKSSPDISINNQEQVTSFGIKRVLREDVNQIYEVSPEVLAGFEIKLEGIQKKNKLEVRFVSEDLESSKTEWIDLAKKHPLIPGTEDKMARLMIKVHKGISYLKRNGIKSTIQRVKIEKIRNQSSYPSWLERNEHFDFEQINAEIDGFHYQPKISIAMPVYNVEEKWLRRCIDSILIQDYSNWELCMADDASTDPKVKELLTEYSNSDERIKVVFRSENGHISEATNSALTLATGEFVALLDNDDELPRIAFYEVVKALNENPELDLIYSDEDKIDMEGNRSDPSFKPDWSPDLLLGTNYISHLGVYRRTILEEIGGFRKGYEGSQDYDLVLRFTEKTTSKRIKHISKVLYHWRMLPTSTAVDQSSKGYAFEAGLRAVQDALIRRGIKGHATHGRANGLYDVYYELESEDLVSIIIPTKNGYKDVKRCVSSIIEKTTYKNYEIIIADNGSTDEKMKELYDSFKQQLNDRFRVVVIDIPFNFSKINNIAAKDAKGKYLLFLNNDTEVINADWLKLMVSFGQQERIGCVGAKLLYPNNTIQHAGVILGLGGIAGHGHYGYPHSDLGYFGKLALNVDYLAVTAACLLMRKQDFDAVSGFDEDFTVAFNDVDLCLKVKELGRDNVWLHEAELYHFESQTRGYDDKGKKKKRFEKEKAMMEHKWSNLIEDDPFYNPNLTREIPNFSYRD, translated from the coding sequence ATGAACGATGAGATAAAGGTCATTATTGATAGTATCTATCGAGAGAAACAAACAAATAACTTAACAATAACTGGTTGGGCTTTGGCTACACAATCAAAATCCAGTCCGGATATTTCAATCAACAATCAAGAACAAGTAACGTCTTTTGGTATCAAGCGTGTTTTAAGAGAAGATGTCAATCAGATTTATGAGGTAAGTCCAGAGGTTTTAGCCGGGTTTGAAATAAAATTAGAAGGTATCCAAAAGAAAAATAAATTAGAAGTCCGTTTTGTTTCAGAAGACTTAGAATCAAGCAAAACCGAATGGATTGACTTAGCGAAAAAACATCCTCTAATTCCTGGTACTGAAGATAAGATGGCAAGATTGATGATAAAAGTACATAAAGGCATCAGTTATCTAAAAAGAAATGGGATCAAAAGTACGATTCAACGAGTAAAAATCGAAAAAATTAGAAACCAGTCTTCTTATCCAAGTTGGTTGGAAAGAAACGAACATTTTGATTTTGAACAAATCAACGCTGAAATTGATGGATTCCACTATCAACCTAAAATTTCGATCGCGATGCCAGTTTATAATGTAGAAGAAAAATGGTTGCGTCGCTGTATTGACTCTATTTTGATCCAAGACTATTCAAATTGGGAACTTTGTATGGCAGATGATGCTTCAACAGATCCTAAAGTAAAAGAACTTTTAACGGAGTACAGTAATTCAGATGAACGGATCAAAGTCGTTTTCAGATCTGAAAATGGTCATATCAGTGAAGCAACAAACTCTGCATTAACACTCGCTACTGGTGAATTTGTGGCATTATTAGATAATGACGACGAACTGCCGAGAATCGCTTTTTATGAAGTTGTCAAAGCCTTAAACGAAAATCCTGAATTGGATTTAATTTATAGTGATGAAGATAAAATCGACATGGAGGGCAATCGTTCAGATCCATCATTTAAACCAGATTGGTCGCCTGACTTATTGTTAGGAACAAATTATATATCTCATCTTGGTGTTTACCGCAGAACGATTCTTGAAGAAATCGGTGGGTTTAGAAAAGGCTATGAAGGTTCTCAAGATTATGATCTGGTTCTTCGCTTTACTGAAAAAACAACAAGTAAACGAATCAAACATATTTCTAAAGTCCTTTATCACTGGCGTATGCTGCCGACATCGACTGCAGTTGACCAATCGTCAAAAGGTTATGCATTTGAAGCTGGTCTACGAGCGGTTCAAGACGCTTTAATTCGTCGTGGCATCAAAGGACACGCTACTCATGGTCGGGCAAATGGTTTATATGATGTTTATTATGAGCTTGAATCAGAGGATTTAGTGTCAATCATCATTCCAACTAAAAATGGGTATAAAGATGTTAAACGCTGCGTTTCTTCGATCATTGAAAAAACGACCTATAAAAATTATGAAATCATTATTGCGGACAATGGCAGCACAGATGAAAAAATGAAAGAATTGTATGATTCATTTAAGCAACAACTTAACGATCGTTTTCGTGTGGTTGTGATCGATATTCCATTTAACTTTTCTAAGATCAACAATATTGCGGCAAAAGATGCTAAAGGAAAATACCTGCTATTTTTAAATAATGACACTGAGGTAATTAATGCTGATTGGTTGAAACTAATGGTTTCATTTGGACAGCAGGAACGAATCGGTTGTGTTGGCGCAAAGCTGTTGTATCCAAACAATACGATCCAGCATGCTGGTGTAATCTTAGGTCTGGGCGGCATTGCGGGACATGGACATTATGGTTATCCACATAGTGATTTAGGTTATTTTGGCAAGTTAGCATTGAATGTTGATTATCTAGCTGTGACTGCAGCGTGCCTATTAATGAGAAAACAAGATTTTGATGCAGTTTCCGGATTTGATGAAGACTTTACGGTAGCGTTTAATGACGTTGATTTATGCTTAAAAGTGAAGGAATTAGGTAGAGATAATGTATGGCTGCATGAAGCAGAGCTTTATCATTTTGAATCTCAAACAAGAGGCTACGATGATAAAGGGAAAAAGAAAAAACGCTTTGAAAAAGAAAAGGCGATGATGGAACATAAGTGGTCAAACTTGATCGAAGATGATCCATTTTATAATCCTAATTTGACAAGAGAAATACCTAATTTTTCATATAGAGACTAG
- a CDS encoding UDP-phosphate galactose phosphotransferase, translating into MVTKNEWNNAKRIIIIIFDILVFHFSIFAGFWLKFGMNIPQYNFVSYEHSVVYITIIFVFLNLLLGTYVFYNRTVNDIVFVTVIGQVLTILSIMIVGFVGRWFSFPRSVLIYSFIVGMILLSLYRMFIYFVYLRISEEKRVVIIGSAKSTISATANFLTHKNKKHKVVDVIQANYFENLKKILSNVDIVYIASHIDEKEKLDIYELVIEHEKKLFLNTSFENLVMLKPNMMNFEDESIIEVSDFKIKPEYDFVKRLFDLVIASLLLVLTSPIILITAILVKATSAGPVIYKQTRITLGQKEFSILKFRTMSATAEVNTGPVLSSSNDSRVTTVGRYLRALRIDELPQLFNVLKGDMSIVGPRPERPFFVDQFKKENKHYYLRHNVRAGITGYAQVYGKYASDYNSKLNFDLLYIKNYSVLLDMKILLQTIKILFDKISSKGVDEEEQREIEKNLFSKNNIKVWN; encoded by the coding sequence ATGGTAACTAAGAATGAATGGAACAATGCAAAGAGAATAATAATTATTATTTTTGATATTTTAGTATTTCATTTTTCCATTTTTGCAGGGTTTTGGCTAAAATTTGGAATGAATATCCCACAATATAATTTCGTGTCATACGAGCATTCCGTTGTATATATCACAATTATTTTTGTGTTTTTAAACTTGTTATTAGGAACATACGTATTTTATAATCGAACGGTCAATGACATCGTATTTGTAACAGTGATAGGTCAAGTGCTGACTATATTGTCTATTATGATTGTCGGTTTTGTTGGACGTTGGTTTTCGTTTCCACGATCGGTACTGATTTATTCATTTATCGTTGGAATGATTTTGTTAAGTTTGTATAGAATGTTTATCTATTTCGTATATTTACGTATCAGTGAGGAGAAACGTGTTGTTATTATAGGATCAGCTAAAAGTACAATATCAGCAACTGCTAATTTTTTAACACACAAAAATAAAAAACACAAAGTCGTTGATGTGATTCAGGCTAATTATTTTGAAAATTTAAAAAAAATCTTATCAAATGTTGACATCGTTTATATAGCAAGTCATATTGATGAAAAAGAGAAGCTAGATATTTACGAATTGGTTATTGAACATGAAAAGAAACTATTTTTAAATACAAGTTTTGAAAATCTTGTTATGTTAAAACCTAATATGATGAATTTTGAAGATGAAAGTATTATTGAAGTATCTGATTTTAAAATTAAACCAGAATACGATTTTGTAAAACGTTTATTTGATCTTGTAATAGCATCATTATTATTAGTACTAACGTCTCCTATTATTTTGATTACAGCGATTTTGGTAAAAGCAACTTCAGCTGGACCCGTTATTTATAAGCAAACAAGAATCACTTTAGGACAAAAAGAATTTTCTATATTAAAATTTAGAACAATGTCTGCTACGGCAGAAGTAAATACAGGACCAGTCTTATCTTCAAGTAATGATAGCCGAGTTACGACTGTTGGAAGATATTTGAGAGCTCTTAGAATAGATGAATTGCCTCAATTATTTAATGTATTGAAAGGTGACATGTCTATAGTTGGACCACGTCCAGAACGTCCCTTTTTTGTAGATCAGTTTAAAAAAGAAAATAAACACTATTACTTAAGACATAATGTACGAGCTGGCATTACTGGATATGCTCAAGTTTATGGTAAATATGCTTCTGACTATAATAGTAAATTAAATTTTGATTTACTTTATATCAAAAACTATTCGGTGTTATTAGATATGAAAATATTGTTGCAAACAATTAAGATTCTTTTTGATAAGATCTCATCAAAAGGTGTTGATGAAGAAGAACAAAGAGAAATTGAGAAAAACTTATTTTCTAAAAATAACATAAAGGTTTGGAATTAG
- a CDS encoding ammonia monooxygenase — MSIYINENPSYFKEAINSVFEQTLQPEEVLLVEDGPLTDELNAMISEIKSKVGKQLTIVPLAENVGLGKALAVGVKACRNELIARMDCDDIMIPSRLELQSEEMENDASLAIVGSNITEFHGEIDNVLGYKKMPASNEEIREFSKKRNPFNHMTVMFRKESVMKVGNYQSLNGFEDYYLWVRLLKAGYTAKNIQKDLVYARTGLDMYARRGGFNYLMPGLKARKKIYQEGLGSFKDYLFVSSVHICVSLMPNKMRGWFYEKKLRN, encoded by the coding sequence ATGTCTATATATATAAATGAGAATCCAAGCTACTTTAAAGAAGCAATAAATAGCGTTTTTGAGCAGACTTTACAGCCAGAAGAAGTACTATTAGTAGAAGACGGACCTCTTACAGACGAGTTGAATGCAATGATCTCCGAAATTAAATCAAAAGTCGGAAAACAATTAACGATTGTCCCTTTGGCTGAAAATGTGGGATTAGGAAAAGCGTTAGCTGTTGGTGTTAAAGCTTGTCGCAATGAACTAATTGCACGTATGGATTGCGATGACATAATGATTCCGAGCCGCTTAGAACTGCAGTCTGAAGAGATGGAAAATGATGCTTCTTTAGCAATTGTAGGATCTAACATCACAGAATTTCATGGTGAAATTGATAATGTTTTAGGCTATAAAAAAATGCCTGCAAGTAATGAAGAAATTCGTGAATTTTCCAAAAAAAGAAACCCATTTAATCACATGACTGTTATGTTCAGAAAAGAGTCAGTAATGAAGGTTGGTAATTATCAGTCTTTAAACGGATTTGAAGATTATTATTTATGGGTTCGATTATTAAAAGCCGGCTATACGGCTAAAAATATCCAAAAAGACTTAGTATATGCTAGAACTGGATTAGATATGTATGCTCGTAGAGGAGGATTTAATTATTTGATGCCAGGTCTAAAAGCTAGGAAAAAAATTTATCAAGAAGGCTTAGGGAGTTTTAAAGATTATCTATTTGTCTCTTCGGTCCATATATGTGTCAGTTTGATGCCTAATAAGATGCGTGGCTGGTTTTATGAGAAAAAATTACGGAATTGA